In Candidatus Sulfurimonas marisnigri, a single genomic region encodes these proteins:
- the truC gene encoding tRNA pseudouridine(65) synthase TruC yields the protein MLEVLYKDEYLVAINKPSGLLVHRSPIDRHETEFAIQQLRDQIGKFVYPVHRLDKPTSGVLLFTLDKESAKLMSEQFRDRETKKTYLAVVRGYIEESGFIDHALVEKLDKIADKKANKDKEPQEAQTEYVRLATVEVPFAVGRYDKTRYSLVKLLPKTGRKHQLRRHMKHISHHILGDTKYGRGEHNKFIRETYDCHRLLLHASELKIKHPYTGELLIINAPLDATCKSIFNSFEWSEILI from the coding sequence TTGTTAGAGGTTCTTTACAAAGATGAATACTTGGTGGCTATAAACAAGCCATCAGGACTTTTAGTCCATCGCTCCCCGATTGACAGACATGAGACTGAATTTGCCATCCAGCAACTTCGTGACCAGATAGGTAAGTTTGTATATCCTGTTCACCGCTTAGATAAACCGACCTCCGGAGTCTTGCTTTTTACACTCGACAAGGAGAGTGCAAAACTTATGAGTGAGCAGTTTAGAGATAGAGAGACAAAAAAAACCTATTTAGCAGTTGTTCGTGGCTACATAGAAGAAAGCGGTTTTATAGACCACGCTTTAGTAGAAAAACTTGACAAAATAGCAGATAAAAAAGCTAATAAAGATAAAGAACCTCAAGAGGCACAAACAGAGTATGTAAGGTTAGCAACCGTTGAAGTTCCATTTGCGGTTGGCAGATATGATAAAACGCGCTATTCACTTGTAAAACTTCTCCCTAAAACAGGGAGAAAACATCAACTCCGACGTCATATGAAGCATATATCTCACCATATCTTAGGCGATACGAAGTATGGAAGGGGTGAGCATAATAAGTTTATACGTGAAACTTACGATTGTCATAGACTCCTTCTTCATGCAAGCGAGCTGAAAATAAAGCATCCATACACAGGTGAACTCTTAATAATTAATGCGCCGTTGGATGCTACATGTAAATCTATATTTAACTCTTTTGAATGGAGTGAAATACTTATATAG
- a CDS encoding rhodanese-like domain-containing protein has product MQIIKQALFISLLFLSSVVLNAESDSQNTEYLGLFTPEQTSFIVGSGVNAIEIKRTMTSCAKNKGFFQPFIPAKGINPVTEAEMLNALNDKEAVIVDMRMENWYENETIPTAINIPYSEIEVRLDELGCKQEGDNWDCSKAIKVYGFCNGPVCAQSPVGMKAMIRNGFPAEKIYYYRGGMLDWTALGLTTIKGEF; this is encoded by the coding sequence ATGCAAATAATAAAACAAGCTCTTTTTATATCTCTACTTTTCCTATCTTCTGTAGTTTTAAATGCAGAGTCAGATTCACAGAACACTGAATACTTAGGTTTATTTACACCAGAACAAACAAGCTTTATTGTAGGTAGTGGCGTTAATGCTATTGAAATAAAAAGAACAATGACATCTTGTGCAAAAAACAAAGGTTTTTTTCAGCCATTTATTCCGGCTAAGGGGATAAATCCTGTTACTGAAGCAGAGATGTTAAATGCGCTAAATGACAAAGAAGCGGTTATTGTCGATATGCGTATGGAAAATTGGTATGAAAATGAAACTATACCAACAGCTATAAACATACCTTATTCAGAGATAGAAGTTCGACTAGATGAATTAGGCTGCAAACAAGAAGGGGATAACTGGGACTGCTCTAAAGCTATAAAAGTATATGGTTTTTGTAATGGCCCAGTATGTGCGCAATCACCGGTAGGAATGAAGGCTATGATTAGAAATGGTTTCCCTGCGGAAAAAATTTATTATTACCGCGGTGGAATGCTTGACTGGACTGCACTTGGGTTAACTACTATTAAAGGTGAATTTTAA
- the lgt gene encoding prolipoprotein diacylglyceryl transferase produces the protein MTAWNNIYDTFDPVAFNIFSLPIHWYGIMYVLALLSALYIGKYFIKRDKLDFKGKEIDNYFIYVEIGVILGARLGYILFYDTQTFYYLSHPWQIFNPFQNGEFVGIRGMSYHGAVLGFLIATYMYSKKHKIEFGKIMDLVALSVPLAFVFGRIGNFLNQELIGRQTDVPWGIMVDGLLRHPSQLYEAILEGFGVFVVVYMYRKYKKFSGELILVYAISYGILRAIAEIYRAPDIQIGYVCCEAITQGQVMSLAMSLVGIIAWLYFKVQSKKAKA, from the coding sequence ATGACAGCATGGAACAATATATATGACACTTTTGACCCTGTAGCTTTTAATATATTTTCACTGCCAATTCACTGGTATGGAATTATGTATGTTTTGGCTCTTCTTAGTGCTCTATATATTGGAAAATATTTCATAAAGAGAGATAAGCTAGACTTTAAAGGTAAAGAGATTGACAACTACTTTATTTATGTAGAGATTGGTGTTATTCTTGGAGCAAGACTCGGTTACATACTTTTTTATGATACTCAAACCTTTTATTATCTCTCTCATCCTTGGCAAATTTTCAATCCATTTCAAAATGGTGAATTCGTAGGTATTCGCGGTATGAGTTACCACGGTGCAGTTTTAGGTTTTTTAATAGCTACTTACATGTACTCTAAAAAACATAAGATAGAGTTTGGAAAGATTATGGACTTAGTAGCTCTCAGTGTTCCTCTCGCCTTTGTTTTTGGGAGAATAGGAAACTTCCTAAACCAAGAGCTTATAGGTCGCCAAACAGATGTTCCATGGGGCATAATGGTTGATGGTTTGCTTCGTCATCCATCGCAACTCTACGAAGCAATTTTAGAGGGCTTTGGCGTTTTTGTAGTTGTCTACATGTATAGAAAATATAAAAAATTCAGTGGTGAATTGATTTTGGTATATGCTATTAGTTATGGAATTCTTAGAGCTATAGCAGAGATTTACCGTGCACCGGACATTCAGATAGGTTATGTGTGTTGTGAAGCGATAACTCAAGGTCAGGTTATGAGTTTGGCTATGAGTTTAGTCGGGATTATCGCTTGGCTTTATTTTAAAGTACAGAGTAAAAAAGCAAAAGCTTAA
- a CDS encoding response regulator → MSNVNKILYVEDEPDIRAIAEIALRDIGGFTLDSCSSGAQAIEKAVGFEPDLILLDVMMPSMDGPKTLEELRKLDITATTPVIFMTAKVQPQEIEYYKSLGAVDVISKPFDPITLAQEIRDIMARL, encoded by the coding sequence ATGTCAAATGTAAATAAAATATTATATGTAGAGGATGAACCTGATATAAGGGCAATTGCGGAGATTGCTTTAAGAGATATTGGTGGATTTACTCTTGACAGTTGCAGTTCTGGAGCTCAAGCCATAGAAAAAGCAGTAGGGTTTGAGCCAGACTTGATTTTACTTGATGTCATGATGCCAAGTATGGATGGGCCAAAAACTCTTGAAGAGTTGAGGAAGCTGGATATAACTGCTACTACTCCCGTGATATTTATGACTGCAAAAGTGCAGCCTCAAGAGATAGAATACTATAAAAGTCTTGGAGCTGTTGACGTTATATCGAAACCATTTGACCCAATAACCTTGGCTCAAGAAATCAGAGATATAATGGCCAGATTATGA
- a CDS encoding GDSL-type esterase/lipase family protein, producing MSKIKFLATLVIVISLSLSIVLKESTNSTPYQRLKDDAVVLAFGDSLTYGYGVDRIFSYPSQLENKIGLHVINAGVSGEESSEGLFRLPSLLKLKPNLVILCHGGNDILRKRSHEQLKMNLLKMINLIKESGSEVLLVGVADFGLLGFKTLSVYNDVAEQTGVMYEENIISYIESKASLKSDNIHPNEKGYEMIADSLIKILKSNKLI from the coding sequence ATGAGTAAAATTAAATTTCTTGCAACTTTAGTTATTGTTATATCTTTATCACTATCAATAGTTCTCAAAGAGAGTACAAATAGCACACCTTATCAGAGATTGAAAGATGATGCAGTTGTGCTCGCATTTGGAGATAGCTTAACGTATGGCTATGGTGTTGACAGAATATTTAGTTACCCTTCTCAGTTAGAAAATAAAATAGGCTTACATGTAATAAATGCCGGTGTTTCTGGTGAAGAGTCCTCAGAGGGTTTATTTCGCCTCCCTTCTCTTTTAAAGCTAAAACCTAATTTAGTGATTCTTTGTCATGGCGGCAATGATATTTTACGAAAACGTTCACATGAGCAACTTAAGATGAATCTACTGAAAATGATAAACCTTATTAAAGAGAGTGGTTCTGAGGTTTTATTGGTTGGAGTAGCTGACTTTGGTCTGTTAGGATTTAAAACACTATCAGTGTATAATGATGTAGCTGAACAAACAGGTGTTATGTATGAAGAGAATATAATATCTTACATTGAATCAAAAGCATCTTTGAAAAGTGATAATATACATCCAAATGAAAAGGGCTACGAGATGATAGCCGATTCTTTAATAAAGATTCTCAAAAGTAATAAACTGATTTAA
- a CDS encoding DEAD/DEAH box helicase yields MSFEKLGVMKQLLGAINDLGYINPTTVQTRAIPLVLAKSDIFATAQTGTGKTAAFGLPMIQRLRANSDDVNRLIRGVILSPTRELSIQIHEDMKSFAKYMNLSIALLVGGKDIEAQQKILKKGVDIVIATPGRMLEHAEGGLSLKGVEIFVLDEADRMLDMGFVKEIRKIHPMLPKRHQTLLFSATYSEKVRKLSKLLLTKPAFIEASKKNSTVDTINQKVYLVDRERKAELLAYIIGSRNFRQVLVFTRTKASADQLVLELKKDGLKCGVIHGDKTQANRVKTLNDFKEGNITVLVATDIASRGLDIEHLPYVINYELPSVPEDYIHRVGRTGRAGRDGEAISLIDIYEKYDIKEIERLIGIKIPQETVEGFEPDPTIRRKDEDELKLKSEHKKAEKKRPTKKVAQKVTAKSIKTAKVVKKTNKKRKTTKRD; encoded by the coding sequence ATGTCATTCGAAAAACTGGGCGTTATGAAACAACTTCTTGGCGCAATAAACGATTTGGGCTATATTAATCCTACTACAGTTCAAACAAGAGCTATTCCATTGGTGTTGGCCAAGAGTGACATATTCGCAACAGCTCAGACTGGAACTGGTAAAACTGCTGCATTTGGGCTTCCTATGATTCAACGTCTTCGCGCCAACTCTGATGATGTAAACAGGTTGATAAGAGGTGTTATACTATCTCCTACCCGTGAATTGTCAATTCAAATACATGAAGATATGAAAAGTTTTGCAAAGTATATGAATCTTAGCATAGCTCTTTTGGTTGGGGGAAAAGATATAGAGGCTCAGCAAAAAATCTTAAAAAAGGGTGTTGATATTGTTATAGCAACTCCAGGAAGAATGCTCGAACATGCAGAGGGTGGGCTAAGCCTTAAAGGTGTAGAGATTTTTGTGCTAGATGAAGCAGATAGAATGTTAGATATGGGTTTTGTAAAAGAGATAAGAAAAATACACCCAATGCTTCCAAAAAGACATCAGACTCTTCTTTTTTCAGCAACATACAGCGAGAAAGTTAGAAAACTCTCAAAGCTTCTTTTAACTAAACCGGCATTTATAGAAGCATCCAAAAAGAACTCGACTGTTGATACAATTAACCAAAAAGTTTATCTGGTAGACCGTGAGAGAAAAGCGGAACTATTGGCTTATATAATTGGCTCAAGAAACTTTAGACAAGTTTTAGTATTTACTAGAACCAAGGCAAGTGCAGATCAGCTTGTTCTTGAGCTTAAAAAAGATGGACTAAAGTGTGGAGTCATCCACGGTGACAAAACTCAAGCCAACCGCGTAAAAACGCTCAATGATTTCAAAGAGGGGAATATTACAGTGCTCGTGGCAACTGATATTGCTTCACGTGGTTTAGATATTGAACACCTCCCTTATGTTATAAATTATGAACTACCATCTGTACCAGAAGACTATATCCATAGAGTAGGGCGTACAGGTCGTGCTGGGCGTGATGGTGAAGCAATCTCACTAATAGATATCTATGAAAAGTATGATATAAAAGAGATAGAGAGACTTATAGGGATAAAGATTCCTCAAGAAACTGTTGAGGGTTTTGAGCCAGACCCTACAATAAGAAGAAAAGATGAAGATGAGCTAAAGTTAAAGAGTGAGCATAAAAAAGCAGAGAAAAAACGACCAACTAAAAAAGTTGCTCAAAAGGTTACTGCTAAATCAATAAAAACTGCAAAAGTTGTAAAAAAAACCAATAAAAAAAGAAAAACAACCAAGCGTGATTAA
- a CDS encoding cytochrome P460 family protein, protein MKLSSKFVPIILLIAVSNSYAGSKTVAPSHGINYPIGWQNWSTIAVSHRTDNNTSRVILGNNIAVEAARSGKTNPWPNGSILGKVVWKDTELKDWKAATVPDEFVHAEFMFKNSDKYKESYGWGWARWVGLEQKPFEKGMQVCISCHTPVENMDWVYTHSAKFPE, encoded by the coding sequence ATGAAACTTTCATCAAAATTTGTTCCCATCATTCTTCTTATAGCTGTAAGCAATAGTTATGCTGGCAGCAAAACAGTAGCTCCATCGCACGGAATCAACTATCCAATAGGTTGGCAAAACTGGTCAACTATAGCTGTGTCTCACAGGACTGACAATAACACTTCTCGCGTAATTTTAGGTAATAACATCGCGGTTGAAGCTGCAAGAAGCGGCAAAACAAATCCATGGCCAAATGGTTCTATTCTTGGAAAAGTTGTGTGGAAAGATACAGAATTGAAAGATTGGAAGGCAGCAACTGTGCCAGATGAATTTGTTCATGCAGAGTTTATGTTTAAGAATTCTGACAAATATAAAGAAAGTTATGGTTGGGGCTGGGCGAGATGGGTTGGGTTGGAACAGAAACCTTTTGAAAAAGGTATGCAAGTGTGCATATCATGTCACACCCCCGTTGAAAATATGGACTGGGTTTATACCCATTCGGCAAAGTTTCCTGAGTAA
- a CDS encoding DUF2062 domain-containing protein: MIRKTLKNTSKSEKLKSFIKKYKIPQEYLSSNRRMVSRGVFIGLLIAFIPMPMQMLAVVAVMPFFRFNVPVGIAMCWLSNPFTMPPMYYMEYLTGSFFLGMEIAPVEMTLEWFSDNISKIFIPLYLGAAFYSIVGSTLGYYLVNHFWRSSVQRDKKLHRNDRK; this comes from the coding sequence ATGATAAGAAAAACACTTAAGAACACAAGCAAAAGTGAAAAACTAAAATCTTTTATAAAAAAATATAAAATCCCGCAAGAATACCTATCGTCAAATAGAAGAATGGTCTCAAGGGGCGTTTTTATTGGTCTGCTTATAGCCTTTATTCCAATGCCCATGCAGATGTTAGCAGTAGTTGCTGTGATGCCGTTTTTTCGTTTTAATGTCCCTGTTGGAATTGCAATGTGTTGGTTAAGCAACCCCTTTACTATGCCGCCAATGTACTACATGGAATATCTGACAGGAAGTTTCTTCTTAGGTATGGAAATAGCACCAGTAGAGATGACTCTCGAGTGGTTTAGTGATAACATCTCTAAAATATTTATTCCACTCTATTTAGGAGCAGCTTTTTACTCTATAGTTGGTTCAACTTTGGGATATTACCTAGTAAACCATTTTTGGAGATCTTCAGTACAGAGAGATAAAAAACTTCATAGAAATGATAGAAAGTAA
- a CDS encoding GGDEF domain-containing response regulator, translating into MNSLEKLELLRNNYAKELPSKIEHLQLIFDKGIKNGFDESIIDEFYRSAHNLIGSGATFGFLELSRAANNLEKAISAYLRTDKPISKAEIEDLRLILKSIFLATKAKSRDVHLGFSNDVIKSRNSSISIYIIDDDQYIHEELKIQLENFGYNVKSFHDTKSFEKAALEKAPDIVMMDITFPDEDHGGISSIRRIKKDFLKPFILFFISSNNDFVTRINAIRVGCDGYFTKPLDMVSLLDKLEYLTNKKSSDEIQVLMLDDKVGFYNTHLDSLSDSRINTHFINNPELILEAMSDFRPDIVLLDLDMPQYDGVEVAKVIRQMDEYISIPIIFLTDKDKDNFKDEALDTGVEDIILKSTSQKNLIYKIQNKAQHYKNIRAKIQSDSLTGLYNHTTIMDLLVKEISNAKRYGYSFSFAMIDIDYFKKVNDTFGHQAGDSVLKTLSHFMTQRVRTSDLVGRYGGEEFCIILPHAICENAKKMLDDMRIKFSNIVHYGGDTEFYSTISIGVCQWNKDMKIVTLIENTDKAMYLSKNNGRNQTTSC; encoded by the coding sequence ATGAATTCTCTTGAAAAACTTGAACTACTAAGAAATAATTACGCAAAGGAGTTACCTAGTAAAATAGAACATCTTCAACTAATATTTGATAAGGGTATTAAAAATGGTTTTGATGAAAGTATAATAGATGAATTTTATCGTTCCGCTCATAATTTGATAGGCTCGGGTGCAACTTTTGGTTTTTTAGAACTAAGTAGGGCAGCAAATAATTTAGAAAAAGCCATCAGTGCCTATTTGCGAACGGATAAGCCAATATCTAAAGCGGAAATAGAAGATTTAAGATTGATACTGAAATCTATTTTCTTGGCGACAAAAGCTAAATCTAGAGATGTTCATCTTGGGTTTTCTAATGACGTTATCAAAAGTAGAAATAGTTCCATCTCCATTTATATAATCGATGATGATCAATATATTCACGAAGAGTTAAAAATTCAGTTAGAAAATTTTGGTTACAACGTGAAAAGTTTTCATGATACGAAAAGTTTTGAAAAAGCAGCACTAGAGAAAGCTCCTGACATAGTTATGATGGACATTACTTTTCCAGATGAAGATCATGGAGGAATATCTTCCATACGTCGCATAAAAAAAGATTTTCTAAAGCCGTTTATTTTGTTTTTCATCTCTAGTAATAATGATTTTGTGACTCGAATAAATGCTATTAGAGTTGGGTGTGATGGGTACTTTACAAAACCGCTTGATATGGTTTCCTTACTTGATAAATTAGAGTATCTTACAAATAAAAAAAGTTCTGACGAAATACAGGTCTTGATGCTTGATGATAAAGTTGGATTTTACAATACTCATTTAGACTCATTGAGTGATAGTAGAATAAATACTCATTTTATAAACAATCCTGAACTCATACTTGAAGCAATGTCCGACTTTAGACCAGACATAGTACTTCTTGACTTAGATATGCCACAATATGATGGCGTAGAAGTTGCAAAAGTCATAAGACAGATGGACGAATACATTAGTATTCCAATTATTTTTTTAACTGACAAAGATAAGGATAATTTTAAAGATGAAGCATTAGATACTGGAGTAGAAGATATTATTCTAAAATCAACAAGTCAAAAAAATCTAATATATAAGATACAAAATAAAGCGCAACACTATAAAAATATAAGAGCGAAGATTCAAAGTGACTCTCTCACAGGCTTATATAACCATACGACTATTATGGATTTATTAGTTAAAGAAATTTCTAATGCAAAGCGTTATGGATATTCATTTTCATTTGCGATGATAGATATTGATTATTTTAAAAAAGTAAATGATACTTTTGGACATCAAGCCGGAGATTCCGTTTTAAAAACTCTATCGCATTTTATGACACAAAGAGTAAGAACTTCTGACCTTGTAGGAAGATACGGTGGTGAAGAGTTTTGTATAATATTACCTCACGCTATCTGCGAGAACGCAAAAAAGATGTTGGATGACATGCGTATCAAATTTTCAAATATAGTGCATTATGGTGGTGACACAGAGTTTTATAGCACTATAAGTATTGGTGTTTGCCAATGGAATAAAGATATGAAGATAGTTACCTTAATTGAAAACACTGATAAAGCAATGTACCTTTCAAAAAATAATGGGCGTAACCAAACTACAAGCTGTTGA
- a CDS encoding cold-shock protein has translation MAALVNGTVKWFNSDKGFGFIEQENGGKDVFVHFRQINNTGYDRVSLNEGQKVTFEIGEGEKGPQAENVTGL, from the coding sequence ATGGCAGCATTAGTAAACGGCACAGTTAAATGGTTCAACAGCGACAAAGGTTTCGGATTTATAGAGCAAGAAAATGGTGGTAAAGATGTATTCGTACACTTCCGTCAAATTAACAACACTGGTTACGATCGTGTTTCACTAAACGAAGGTCAAAAAGTTACTTTCGAAATTGGTGAAGGCGAAAAAGGCCCTCAAGCAGAAAACGTTACAGGTCTGTAA
- a CDS encoding response regulator: MHKERMTSIVNELKESLKDGDANSGFLDEIKAIWEDQHAHSVDDKERFRAVVDSVFEGIITIEPNGIVGSFNLAAEKIFGYEASEVIGKNIKMLMPEPYHSEHDGYLANFMQSGIAKIIGIGRDVEGRRKDGSTFPLYLAVTKIKDNNKPIFVGTVRDLSEQKRLEKFKNEFVSTVSHELRTPLTSIKGSLSLIDSGVMGEVGEKIKPLIQIALNNSERLILLINDILDMEKIESGKMDFYFEKANLNDLIHKAIEANIGYAKEFDVTLSFENQIETIQVYVDVNRMQQVLTNLISNAVKYSPKKDAVVLKVIVYNKRARVEIHDNGLGVPEEFKKRIFQQFAQADSSDTKLKGGTGLGLSITKSIVEKFGGSIGFLSPEGKGTTFFFYLPIVNEFDTEVQIQKGTRGKVLVVEDDHDIATLLRIMLSQEDIDCDIAYTAREATSLLKKNIYDAMTLDIMLPDQDGMSFLEEIRKEESLKNLAVIIVSARASNTKKESTEFELEVIDWINKPIDQKYLIQSLNNALHVKKIHQAKILHVEDDEDIAKLVKILLNELGHIDLAVDKAEAFFKLQDNKYDLILLDMMLPDGSGEEILSYMKDSLLEIPVVLFSAQEVNHALKAKVAKALVKSRTSNEYLVETIKNLLEENTKRR; the protein is encoded by the coding sequence ATGCATAAAGAAAGAATGACATCAATAGTAAATGAGCTTAAAGAGAGCTTGAAAGATGGGGATGCAAACAGCGGTTTTCTTGATGAAATAAAAGCGATTTGGGAAGACCAACACGCACACTCCGTAGATGACAAGGAACGCTTTCGGGCGGTCGTAGATAGCGTGTTTGAAGGTATTATCACCATTGAGCCAAATGGAATTGTTGGTTCATTTAATCTAGCCGCTGAAAAGATTTTTGGCTACGAAGCTTCAGAAGTAATAGGTAAAAATATAAAGATGCTTATGCCGGAGCCTTATCACAGCGAACATGATGGTTACTTGGCAAACTTCATGCAAAGCGGCATAGCTAAAATAATAGGCATAGGACGAGATGTTGAGGGCAGAAGAAAAGACGGCTCAACTTTTCCACTTTATCTTGCAGTAACAAAAATTAAAGACAATAATAAGCCGATATTTGTAGGAACCGTAAGGGATTTAAGCGAACAAAAACGCTTAGAGAAATTTAAGAATGAGTTTGTATCAACTGTAAGCCATGAACTCAGGACACCTTTAACTTCCATCAAAGGCTCGCTCAGTCTTATAGATAGCGGAGTAATGGGAGAGGTTGGTGAAAAAATAAAACCTCTTATACAAATCGCCTTAAACAACAGCGAAAGACTAATTTTACTGATAAATGATATTTTAGATATGGAAAAAATTGAATCTGGAAAGATGGATTTTTATTTTGAAAAAGCAAATTTAAACGACTTGATACACAAGGCAATAGAGGCAAACATTGGGTATGCAAAAGAGTTTGACGTAACATTGTCGTTTGAAAACCAAATTGAGACTATACAAGTTTACGTAGATGTAAATAGAATGCAACAAGTCCTCACAAACCTCATATCAAACGCAGTAAAATACTCTCCAAAAAAAGATGCAGTCGTATTAAAGGTAATAGTATACAACAAGCGAGCAAGAGTAGAGATACACGACAACGGTTTAGGTGTTCCAGAGGAGTTTAAAAAACGTATTTTTCAACAATTTGCACAAGCCGACTCTTCAGATACCAAACTAAAGGGCGGAACTGGACTCGGACTTAGCATAACAAAATCCATTGTTGAGAAATTTGGCGGTAGTATAGGTTTTTTAAGTCCAGAAGGAAAAGGAACTACTTTCTTTTTTTATTTGCCAATAGTAAATGAATTTGATACAGAAGTACAAATACAAAAAGGTACACGTGGAAAAGTTTTAGTAGTTGAAGACGATCATGACATCGCTACTTTGCTGCGGATAATGCTAAGTCAAGAAGATATTGATTGCGATATTGCTTACACTGCGCGAGAGGCTACAAGTTTACTCAAAAAAAATATATATGACGCTATGACACTCGATATAATGCTTCCAGATCAAGATGGAATGAGTTTTCTTGAAGAAATTAGAAAAGAAGAGTCTTTGAAAAACTTAGCGGTTATAATCGTCTCTGCTAGGGCATCCAATACAAAAAAAGAGAGTACAGAATTTGAACTAGAAGTGATTGACTGGATAAATAAACCCATAGACCAAAAGTATCTTATTCAATCACTTAACAATGCGTTACATGTAAAGAAGATACATCAAGCGAAAATTTTACATGTAGAAGATGACGAAGACATTGCAAAATTGGTTAAGATTCTTCTTAACGAATTGGGGCATATTGATTTGGCTGTAGATAAAGCAGAAGCATTTTTTAAGCTTCAAGATAATAAATACGATCTTATTCTTTTAGATATGATGTTGCCTGATGGCTCAGGTGAAGAAATATTATCTTATATGAAGGACAGTCTGTTGGAGATTCCAGTAGTACTTTTTTCAGCACAAGAAGTCAATCATGCGCTTAAAGCCAAGGTGGCAAAGGCTTTAGTAAAGTCGCGTACGTCAAATGAGTATTTGGTGGAAACCATTAAAAATCTGCTAGAAGAAAACACTAAAAGGAGATAA
- a CDS encoding response regulator, translating to MDSKVKILIIEDKSFFAEHIKTLLESFTECSIYTVSNGENTMQYVKDAQLDLTFMDIVLEGKFDAIETAEIIRKNRLLLQHNSCINQSLEKKYHPLVITDEYTTVTSINDAASRLFCIEEKSILSKAYESQSILNIANTDSFEHIPCQLVC from the coding sequence ATGGATAGTAAAGTAAAAATACTTATCATAGAGGATAAATCTTTTTTTGCGGAACATATAAAAACTCTCTTAGAGAGTTTCACTGAGTGCTCCATTTATACAGTCTCTAACGGTGAAAACACTATGCAATATGTAAAAGATGCTCAGTTAGATTTGACTTTTATGGATATTGTTCTAGAAGGGAAATTTGATGCTATAGAAACGGCAGAGATAATCCGTAAAAATAGACTTCTATTACAACACAACTCTTGCATAAATCAAAGCCTTGAAAAAAAATATCATCCTCTTGTCATTACAGATGAATACACAACTGTGACTTCTATAAATGATGCCGCTAGCAGGCTATTTTGTATAGAAGAGAAAAGTATCCTTTCAAAGGCTTATGAATCTCAGAGCATCTTAAATATCGCAAATACTGATAGCTTTGAACACATCCCCTGTCAGTTGGTTTGTTAA